A single Aminobacterium mobile DSM 12262 DNA region contains:
- a CDS encoding DUF2703 domain-containing protein, whose protein sequence is MPPNGKQTSEESRCSSGCGTASEKKIVVEYLYLDLESCDRCVGTDNVLDEVMMTLTPTLSLAGFEIEYNKIEMKTAKIAKQYRFISSPTIRVNGQDICQPVVENSCGCCSEISGTDVNCRVFEYNGRPYEVPPKEMLAEAILNIVFGQVETGCSCVEYELPENLKEFFEGKKNKTGGS, encoded by the coding sequence ACATCGGAAGAATCCCGTTGCTCTTCCGGATGTGGAACGGCTTCCGAAAAGAAGATCGTTGTTGAGTATCTCTATCTAGATCTTGAAAGTTGTGACCGTTGCGTTGGGACGGACAATGTACTTGACGAGGTTATGATGACACTTACCCCCACGCTGAGCCTTGCGGGCTTTGAGATAGAATATAACAAAATTGAGATGAAGACAGCGAAAATTGCAAAACAATACAGGTTTATTTCTTCGCCTACGATCCGCGTGAACGGCCAGGATATCTGCCAACCGGTTGTAGAGAATAGCTGCGGTTGCTGTAGTGAAATAAGCGGAACCGATGTGAACTGTCGGGTGTTTGAATATAACGGGAGACCCTATGAGGTGCCTCCAAAAGAAATGCTTGCTGAAGCTATTCTAAATATAGTATTTGGGCAAGTTGAAACTGGCTGTTCCTGCGTAGAGTATGAATTACCTGAAAATCTAAAAGAATTTTTTGAAGGAAAGAAAAACAAAACTGGCGGCTCCTGA